Proteins encoded by one window of Microplitis mediator isolate UGA2020A chromosome 1, iyMicMedi2.1, whole genome shotgun sequence:
- the LOC130672285 gene encoding lethal(2)neighbour of Tid protein, which produces MASTRREKRVVPSTKNNKSPLVWIKKASSSLNLPYLLSFLTDPKKIAFIAGVFVVLEIALNILVIHNVPYTEIDWRAYMQEVEGFINGTWDYSKLKGDTGPLVYPAGFVYAYSLLYYVTSHGQDIRSGQYVFALLYIVLLIQVLRIYAKTKKVPPYVLILIFCTSYRVHSIFVLRLFNDSLAMIFLFASLNAFLDDRWYWGSINFSLAVSMKMNILLFSPALFIAYLCNLGIFKTIVQLGICGVVQLILGLPFLITNPYAYIAGAFNFARVFDYKWTVNWRIIPEELFVKPTFHMALLGLHLACIVYFIPSWMTYMKCYAKLKAMGRELKPQMKNKNTQVNMSSVSQLFISPLFTANFLGIIFSRSLHYQFYLWYYHTLPYIAWSTHYLPVTRIVILGLIELCWNVYPSTVWSSAMLHICHLMLLYGLYRNKVKNTKFD; this is translated from the coding sequence atggcatCAACTCGTCGTGAAAAACGAGTTGTTCCAtcgactaaaaataataaatcaccACTGGTATGGATTAAAAAAGCCTCATCATCACTTAATTTGCCATACCTGCTGTCGTTTTTGACCGATCCTAAAAAAATTGCCTTCATCGCCGGGGTCTTTGTGGTTCTCGAGATCGCCCTCAACATCCTGGTGATCCACAACGTTCCATATACCGAAATTGATTGGCGAGCGTACATGCAAGAAGTCGAAGGGTTCATAAATGGTACCTGGGATTACTCTAAACTGAAAGGTGACACTGGACCACTAGTTTATCCAGCAGGTTTTGTCTACGCTTATTCACTTCTATACTACGTAACATCACACGGTCAAGATATACGATCAGGTCAATATGTATTTGCATTACTCTACATCGTACTGCTGATCCAAGTGCTGAGAATTTATGCTAAGACTAAAAAAGTACCGCCATAtgttttgatattaatattttgtacGTCGTATCGCGTTCATTCGATATTTGTACTGCGTTTGTTCAATGACTCTCTGGcgatgatatttttattcgcGAGTTTAAATGCGTTCCTGGATGACCGCTGGTACTGGGGAAGTATCAATTTTAGTTTAGCGGTTTCtatgaaaatgaatattctaCTGTTTTCCCCGGCACTATTCATTGCTTATCTATGCAACCTGGGGATATTTAAGACAATTGTTCAGTTGGGAATATGCGGAGTCGTCCAGTTGATTTTGGGACTGCCGTTTTTGATAACGAACCCGTACGCGTATATCGCAGGCGCATTTAATTTTGCTCGTGTGTTTGACTATAAGTGGACAGTTAACTGGCGAATTATTCCAGAAGAATTGTTTGTCAAACCAACATTTCATATGGCACTTCTGGGACTTCATTTGGCGTGCATTGTTTATTTCATACCTAGTTGGATGACTTATATGAAGTGTTACGCAAAATTAAAAGCCATGGGACGTGAATTAAAACcgcaaatgaaaaataaaaatactcagGTCAATATGTCGTCGGTtagtcaattatttatatccCCACTTTTCACGGCAAACTTTTTGGGAATTATATTTAGTCGCTCGCTCCACTATCAGTTTTATCTGTGGTACTATCACACGCTGCCGTACATCGCCTGGTCGACCCATTACTTGCCGGTCACGAGGATTGTTATTTTGGGATTAATTGAGCTGTGTTGGAATGTTTATCCGAGTACTGTTTGGAGCTCAGCGATGTTACATATTTGTCATTTAATGCTACTCTATGGGCTGTATagaaataaagttaaaaatactaaatttgattga
- the LOC130667063 gene encoding zinc finger protein 277, whose protein sequence is MTGVANKPMEEEKVYYKSQFVGIDNDPSESECLLCDSTFILPTNEKDYLSHLFEKHRLIIGDVSKIASLRSYVHYWKVRCKSGSLENFCTTMLMDCTPDGKPSKNEIYYLLSDCIAEDKTLRDEIQSAKLEWVINQQTHERTDNNFKRGCMICKQEFSGLRITYLTHLKEKHNIHFGKYHNLVFVDKLLDKIQYNFENFICIYCEKVFKDRNVLKEHMRKKLHKRINPKNKSYDEFYITNYVKPRDPLDHKEDNEFDEEYDTIAFSDNEDEENLWSDWTIENNPINCLFCSTKISEFKNILDHMKEDHDFDFNKSTENLNFYEKIKLVNYFRKKVHEKKCVYCNVLSDNYLEHMKNEDHFKIPPSRIWNLSKYYSPMCKEDPFLYHLDTGSDDEYDENNVDTLSNDIKKL, encoded by the exons ATGACAG gtGTTGCTAATAAACCAATGGAGGaagaaaaagtttattataaaaGTCAATTTGTTGGTATTGATAACGATCCAAGTGAATCAGAATGTTTGTTGTGTGattcaacttttattttaccaaCAAATGAGAAAGACTATTTATCACATTTGTTTGAAAAACATCGTCTGATAATTGGCGATGTTTCGAAAATTGCAAGTCTGAGAag ttatGTTCATTATTGGAAAGTGAGGTGTAAAAGCGGatcattagaaaatttttgtacaacAATGTTAATGGATTGTACGCCTGATGGTAAAccaagtaaaaatgaaatttattatttactatctgACTGTATTGCTGAAGATAAAACACTTCGTGATGAAATACAATCCGCTAAAttg GAATGGGTAATAAATCAACAAACTCATGAAAGaacagataataattttaaacgcGGGTGTATGATATGCAAACAGGAGTTTTCGGGTCTGAGAATCACATATTTGACgcatttaaaagaaaaacataatattcattttggaaagtatcataatttagtttttgttgataaattacttgataaaattcaatataattttgaaaa TTTTATATGCATTTATTGTGAAAAAGTATTCAAGGATAGAAATGTATTGAAGGAacatatgagaaaaaaattacataagcGCATTAAtcctaaaaataaatcatatgaTGAATTTTATATCACTAATTATGTGAAACCGCGCGATCCATTGGATCATAAAGAg gaCAATGAATTTGATGAAGAATATGACACAATCGCATTTAGTGACAATGaagatgaagaaaatttatggTCTGATTggacaattgaaaataatccaattaattgtttattttgttcaactaaaataagtgaatttaaaaatatactagaTCATATGAAAGAGGATCATGATTtcgattttaataaatcaactgaaaatttaaatttctatgaaaaa ataaaattagttaattacttcagaaaaaaagtacatgaaaaaaaatgtgtttatTGTAACGTACTATCGGATAACTATCTTGAGCATATGAAAAATGAagatcattttaaaattcctCCGTCACGTATTTGGAATTTGTCTAa atactATTCTCCGATGTGTAAAGAAGATCCATTTTTATATCATCTAGACACTGGCAGTGATGATGAATATGATGAAAATAATGTCGATACTTTATCAAATGATAT aaaaaaattataa
- the LOC130667070 gene encoding probable inactive peptidyl-prolyl cis-trans isomerase-like 6, which translates to METEEISLRIQSNNSIEQLKIKIYGLMSAVVFQKSKYCVLKLYKHLPHKFLIPEIREMYQIEWYDYLEKIRRTIGGKTWLPDTQVIIYINNKFIGNHSDFSEFINENFTINLPIDTEFYENLITESFKKFISNPDRKFVYLNLTIDGTSLGTFIFMLYYDELPRTCEYFINLCNGDKIKKNEEYLCYKNSTLHRIVKDRWLQFGDLGYENNFTNETTIDAENFIIFHDRRGVLSLANDGKNHNGPQFVVSLNPNPWMDKCYVAFG; encoded by the exons atggaaactGAAGAAATTTCTTTAAGAATTCAAAGTAATAATTccattgaacaattaaaaataaaaatatatggattAATGAGTGCAGTAgtatttcaaaaatcaaagtaTTGCGTATTAAAACTGTACAAACACTTgcctcataaatttttaattccagaAATACGCGAAATGTATCAGATTGAATGGTACGATTACCTTGAGAAAATTCGGCGg ACCATTGGGGGTAAAACATGGCTGCCAGATacacaagtaattatttatataaataataaatttatcggcAACCATTCAGATTTCtcagaatttattaatgaaaatttcacaATTAATTTACCGATCGACActgaattctatgaaaatttaattactgaaagttttaaaaaattcatcagcAATCCAGac cgtaaatttgtttacttaaatttaactaTCGACGGTACGTCATTAggaacttttatatttatg ttatattacGACGAATTGCCCCGGACATGTGAGTATTTTATAAACCTCTGCAAtggtgataaaataaaaaaaaatgaggaatatttatgttacaaaaattCAACATTACATCGTATTGTTAAAGATCGTTGGCTTCAATTTggtg ATTTAggatatgaaaataattttactaatgAGACTACAATAgatgctgaaaattttataatttttcatgatcGTCGCGGAGTTCTTTCATTGGCTAATGATGGAAAAAACCATAATGGGCCACAATTTGTTGTCTCATTAAATCCTAATCCATGGATGGATAAATGTTACGTTGCGTTTgggtga